One window of the Nicotiana tabacum cultivar K326 chromosome 4, ASM71507v2, whole genome shotgun sequence genome contains the following:
- the LOC107768138 gene encoding uncharacterized protein LOC107768138, translated as MGECRRPNPNSPQFRQWERCDDMVTSWILNSLAKEIYDSVEYVNDSVELSRELEDRYDQTNGETLYQIHKEINDLVQGTLDITTYYTRMKRLWEELNTLSAKSQCSYNCTCGAKETMHKAEQDRRLIQFLMGLDEVYTIVRGSILMMKPLPSMAQAFFLLIQEEKQREFKPNSQLSLDSTSLHVNANPQHQNPFRARNFKTHYTVNNNNKGRSFCDYCKRPGHIREKCYKLHGYPQGSSYNNQNFNRTNTQPYNQGNNQNHKFNKGKGSVANIHRTPTDMIHENGDEQDLQDENQNVNLTK; from the coding sequence ATGGGGGAATGTAGAAGACCTAACCCTAATTCGCCTCAATTCCGTCAGTGGGAGAGATGTGATGACATGGTAACCTCATGGATCCTCAATTCCCTTGCTAAGGAAATCTATGATAGTGTGGAGTATGTGAACGACTCAGTTGAGTTATCGAGGGAATTAGAGGATCGTTATGACCAAACGAATGGGGAAACATTATATCAGATTCATAAAGAGATTAATGATCTTGTACAGGGAACCTTAGACATTACCACGTACTATACACGAATGAAGAGATTGTGGGAGGAACTGAACACTTTGAGTGCCAAATCTCAATGTAGCTACAATTGCACATGTGGAGCAAAAGAAACTATGCACAAGGCAGAACAAGATCGACGACTTATCCAATTTTTAATGGGCTTGGATGAGGTCTACACAATAGTGCGAGGAAGTATCCTTATGATGAAGCCTCTGCCTTCTATGGCACAAGCTTTCTTTCTACTGatacaagaagaaaaacaaaggGAATTCAAACCTAATAGCCAACTTAGTTTGGACTCTACTTCACTGCATGTAAATGCAAATCCACAACATCAGAATCCATTTAGAGCCAGGAACTTCAAGACACATTATAcagtcaacaacaataataaggGTCGTTCATTTTGTGACTACTGCAAAAGACCAGGGCATATAAGGGAGAAGTGTTATAAGTTACATGGATACCCTCAAGGCAGTTCATATAATAATCAGAACTTCAATCGTACCAATACTCAGCCCTATAATCAGGGGAACAACCAGAACCATAAGTTCAACAAAGGAAAAGGCTCTGTGGCAAATATACATAGAACCCCGACTGATATGATTCATGAGAATGGAGATGAGCAGGACCTACAAGATGAAAATCAGAATGTCAACCTGACAAAATAG